A region of Roseobacter litoralis Och 149 DNA encodes the following proteins:
- a CDS encoding ABC transporter permease: MTRILPWIYLAAAFVFIYLPVGTLVLFSFQDGQLPVPPFNGPSLRWYADVLGDTRLTAALGNSVLVAFISSLIAVSLGFLAAYGLARHVVPGSALVRGLLIAPLTVSYLIVGLGLLIVLTQAGLGLSLMTAGIGHVVINLPLAFAIIYAAMGAQQQNAERAARDLGANEAQVIVLVTVPMLAPAIGAAFFLSMTFSWDEFIIAFLLTRFDVTLPVEIWSMLRSGLSPRLNAIGSIVFLVSIAVVLILELLVFRKRQS; this comes from the coding sequence ATGACGCGCATATTGCCATGGATATATCTGGCGGCCGCTTTTGTTTTTATCTACCTGCCCGTTGGTACGCTGGTCTTGTTCTCCTTTCAGGACGGACAATTGCCTGTACCGCCGTTCAACGGTCCATCTTTGCGCTGGTATGCTGATGTTCTGGGTGACACCCGGCTCACGGCTGCTTTGGGCAATTCAGTGCTGGTGGCGTTCATCTCGTCTTTGATTGCGGTCAGCCTCGGGTTCTTGGCGGCCTACGGGCTGGCAAGACATGTCGTACCGGGATCTGCCCTTGTCAGGGGACTATTGATCGCGCCGCTGACGGTCAGCTACCTGATTGTAGGTTTGGGGCTGCTGATTGTCCTGACGCAGGCAGGTTTGGGCCTGTCTCTGATGACTGCCGGAATCGGCCACGTCGTCATCAACTTGCCGCTCGCGTTTGCAATTATCTACGCGGCGATGGGCGCGCAGCAACAAAATGCTGAACGTGCCGCCCGTGATTTGGGCGCAAACGAAGCGCAGGTTATCGTGCTGGTGACTGTTCCAATGCTGGCGCCTGCCATTGGTGCGGCGTTTTTCCTGTCGATGACGTTCAGTTGGGACGAGTTCATCATCGCGTTCCTGCTGACGCGTTTTGACGTGACTTTGCCAGTGGAAATCTGGTCGATGCTCCGGTCCGGCCTGTCACCGCGGTTGAATGCGATCGGCAGCATTGTGTTTCTTGTTTCTATTGCCGTTGTTCTCATCCTTGAACTTCTTGTTTTTCGAAAGCGCCAGTCATGA
- a CDS encoding ABC transporter ATP-binding protein: MTAPVTLKELNHWFGTFQALKDIDLMIEAGEYVALLGPSGCGKTTLLSVLGGFIAPSQGSVMIGERDMTRVAPAKRPTTTMFQDYALFPHMSLRDNVGFGLRMGGMGRAERHRKAEAQLALVGLADAASKRPHELSGGQRQRVALARALAVGPDVLLLDEPLGALDLKLRRAMQDELKVIQRQVGTTFVHVTHDQEEAMAIADRIVVMNAGKIEDQGPPARVYRQPASLFAADFMGEMNHVPAQVTGQRVETPLGPLPVNAPFLGSATLCLRPEAISTHKAEITLGSARVRDAAFFGTHIRAHLVPDVAPNLVLIAHLPPGEMPAAGAMLTLSVSADTISVFPKEL; encoded by the coding sequence ATGACCGCACCTGTCACACTCAAGGAATTGAACCATTGGTTCGGCACATTCCAAGCGCTCAAGGACATCGACCTGATGATTGAGGCCGGCGAATATGTTGCTCTTCTGGGGCCGTCTGGCTGCGGGAAAACCACGCTTCTTTCAGTGTTGGGCGGTTTCATCGCGCCCAGCCAAGGCAGCGTTATGATCGGGGAGCGTGATATGACACGGGTCGCTCCGGCCAAGCGCCCGACAACCACGATGTTTCAGGACTACGCGTTGTTCCCGCATATGAGCTTGCGCGACAACGTCGGATTTGGGTTGCGCATGGGCGGTATGGGCCGTGCAGAACGCCACCGAAAGGCGGAGGCGCAGCTTGCGCTGGTCGGGCTTGCTGATGCCGCATCAAAGCGCCCACATGAATTATCCGGTGGCCAGCGTCAAAGGGTGGCACTTGCCCGCGCTCTGGCAGTGGGCCCGGACGTATTGTTGCTGGATGAACCGCTTGGCGCGCTTGACCTAAAGCTCCGCCGCGCAATGCAGGACGAATTGAAGGTTATCCAAAGGCAAGTCGGCACCACCTTTGTCCATGTAACGCATGATCAGGAAGAAGCGATGGCGATTGCAGACCGCATCGTCGTGATGAATGCCGGAAAGATCGAGGATCAGGGCCCGCCCGCGCGCGTCTACCGCCAGCCCGCCAGCTTGTTTGCCGCCGACTTCATGGGTGAGATGAACCATGTTCCGGCACAGGTCACAGGGCAGCGGGTTGAGACGCCCCTTGGCCCCTTACCCGTAAACGCGCCATTCCTGGGCTCTGCGACATTATGCCTGCGTCCAGAGGCGATAAGCACACACAAAGCTGAAATCACGCTGGGGAGCGCCCGTGTGCGCGATGCCGCTTTCTTCGGAACGCATATTCGCGCGCATCTGGTACCGGATGTCGCGCCAAATTTAGTATTGATCGCGCATCTGCCACCCGGTGAGATGCCGGCAGCCGGTGCGATGCTAACCTTGTCGGTAAGCGCCGACACAATCAGTGTCTTCCCAAAGGAGCTATAA
- a CDS encoding MBL fold metallo-hydrolase yields the protein MDHARPEDWYRLQTKADGVTLIDEPFIQPFYRCNMWHIRGRDQDLLVDSGMGVVSLRDWVPLVTERALTAVASHTHFDHIGCHHEFDNRCVHRTEANLLANPTRAATLADPYVTDDIFDRLPPAPYQSATYKVKSAPATRLVDDGDVIDLGDRQFEVIHTPGHSPGGIALWEAATETLFSGDIVYDGPLIEDTYHADLIDYHRSMARLYDLPVRVVHGGHFPSYDGARHKAIISAWLAAHDV from the coding sequence ATGGACCATGCACGCCCTGAGGACTGGTATCGCCTCCAAACCAAGGCCGACGGCGTTACCTTGATAGACGAGCCTTTCATCCAACCATTTTATCGCTGCAACATGTGGCACATCCGCGGGCGTGACCAGGATTTACTCGTGGATAGCGGCATGGGGGTGGTGTCCTTGCGTGATTGGGTGCCGCTGGTCACCGAACGTGCGCTAACGGCCGTCGCCAGCCATACCCATTTCGATCATATCGGATGCCACCATGAATTTGACAATCGGTGCGTCCACCGGACAGAGGCGAATTTGCTGGCAAATCCTACACGTGCAGCAACCTTGGCTGACCCCTATGTTACTGACGATATTTTTGACCGCTTACCGCCTGCACCCTATCAATCTGCGACCTATAAGGTGAAGTCTGCCCCAGCTACGCGCCTGGTGGACGATGGCGATGTGATCGATCTGGGCGACCGGCAATTCGAAGTGATCCACACGCCCGGGCATTCGCCGGGTGGAATAGCACTATGGGAAGCTGCAACGGAGACTCTGTTTTCAGGTGACATCGTTTATGACGGCCCTCTGATCGAAGACACCTATCACGCCGATCTCATAGACTATCACCGCTCAATGGCGAGGCTTTACGATTTGCCGGTGCGTGTGGTGCATGGAGGGCATTTTCCCAGTTATGACGGCGCGCGGCACAAAGCGATCATCAGCGCTTGGCTTGCTGCGCACGATGTATAG
- a CDS encoding IS6 family transposase, with translation MPRESPFKYHRFPREIILCAVRWYLRYALPYQDVVDLLAERGIHADRSTVYRWVHKFAPEITKRTEKHLRRASVEWHVDETYIRVGGKWRYLWHAIDANGQMIDFRLTARRDAKAAKAFLNKAIERVRLHRPVIIVTDKAPTYRRVIREINHRYDPHFDSTRHIDRKWRNNLIESDHAAMKRILGYRQSFRSLRSAKATLSGIETIRTIKRGHIQHRQPGVLGEIAFIDALFYGSA, from the coding sequence ATGCCACGCGAATCGCCCTTCAAGTACCACCGCTTTCCACGCGAAATCATTCTTTGTGCGGTGCGCTGGTACCTGCGCTATGCTCTGCCTTATCAAGATGTCGTCGATTTGCTCGCAGAGCGCGGGATCCACGCTGATCGTTCGACCGTCTATCGCTGGGTTCATAAGTTTGCTCCGGAGATCACCAAAAGAACCGAAAAACACTTGCGCCGGGCCAGTGTCGAATGGCATGTCGATGAAACCTATATCCGCGTTGGTGGCAAATGGCGCTACCTATGGCATGCCATCGACGCAAACGGGCAGATGATCGACTTCCGTTTGACCGCGCGGAGGGATGCCAAGGCAGCTAAGGCCTTTCTTAACAAAGCGATTGAGCGTGTACGGCTCCATCGTCCGGTCATCATCGTGACAGACAAAGCCCCGACCTATCGCCGCGTCATCCGAGAGATCAACCACCGCTACGATCCGCATTTTGACAGTACCCGACACATCGACCGAAAGTGGCGCAATAACCTCATTGAGAGCGATCATGCGGCGATGAAGCGGATCCTTGGATATCGTCAGAGCTTTCGATCTTTACGATCGGCAAAGGCAACCTTGAGCGGTATAGAAACTATCCGAACGATCAAACGCGGCCACATCCAGCACAGACAACCCGGCGTCCTGGGCGAGATCGCGTTTATCGATGCCCTCTTCTATGGCTCCGCATGA
- a CDS encoding UDP binding domain-containing protein, which translates to MINATVPLVLGIAYKRDIDDVRESPSVLVMELLRNWGADISYSDPHVQTFPVMREHSFDLSSVPLSPETLAQQDAVLLLTDHTHFDYEMIAEHASLLIDTRGVYRRLGITLPTA; encoded by the coding sequence TTGATTAATGCAACAGTCCCTCTGGTCTTGGGGATAGCGTACAAACGTGACATCGATGATGTGCGGGAGAGCCCGTCCGTTCTCGTCATGGAACTGTTGCGCAACTGGGGTGCGGACATATCCTACAGTGATCCGCATGTGCAGACTTTTCCTGTAATGCGCGAACATTCATTTGATTTGAGCTCCGTGCCGCTGTCGCCGGAAACCCTCGCGCAGCAGGATGCCGTTTTGCTCCTGACGGACCACACGCATTTCGACTATGAGATGATCGCCGAGCACGCATCATTATTGATCGACACACGTGGCGTTTATCGACGACTGGGCATTACCTTACCCACGGCATAA
- a CDS encoding acetyltransferase yields MSDARDLYIFGTGGHARELAWIAQEAGWCVAGFLSPAPTAGERLGAVEIFPEDNISDLPDHSCAVIGIGEPAIRRKVAERWGACVTWVTLCHPTATVARDAVLGSGTVLFPQTVVGPCVRIGQHAVVNTGASVSHDGEVGDYALLGPGVRLAGHVSVGAGAYIGCGAVTRGGHPHAPLQIGCDAVVGAGAAVVKDVSPRSRVVGVPARPMRT; encoded by the coding sequence ATGTCAGACGCGCGCGACCTTTACATTTTTGGAACGGGTGGCCACGCGCGTGAGCTGGCGTGGATCGCTCAAGAGGCGGGCTGGTGTGTCGCCGGGTTCCTCTCGCCTGCTCCCACCGCAGGGGAGCGGCTCGGCGCGGTCGAAATATTTCCCGAGGACAATATTTCAGATTTGCCCGACCATAGCTGCGCGGTGATCGGCATCGGGGAGCCCGCGATCCGTCGAAAAGTGGCGGAGCGTTGGGGGGCTTGTGTCACTTGGGTGACGCTTTGCCATCCGACAGCGACGGTTGCGCGGGACGCCGTACTCGGTTCAGGCACGGTGCTCTTCCCACAGACCGTTGTAGGGCCTTGCGTACGGATCGGACAGCATGCTGTTGTGAACACCGGCGCCAGCGTGAGCCATGACGGTGAGGTGGGCGACTACGCGCTTCTTGGTCCGGGCGTGCGGCTGGCCGGGCATGTTTCGGTTGGCGCTGGTGCCTATATCGGCTGTGGTGCCGTGACACGCGGCGGACACCCCCATGCGCCGCTGCAGATCGGGTGCGATGCTGTCGTCGGAGCGGGCGCGGCAGTGGTCAAGGATGTGTCGCCCCGCAGCCGGGTCGTTGGCGTTCCGGCGCGACCGATGCGCACATAA
- a CDS encoding Gfo/Idh/MocA family protein, protein MAKTFGVVGLGRMGYRTVLAGRAAGLDLAAVLDTAENPWGVTQDPSLAHTLVDTLDTFLARTPDVVAISTTADSHAPLFQAIAKAGIKTVLMEKPVACSVSQGLEMTCIAQEQDIHVMVNHNHRCWSVLKSIRALDGDTRFGRLKSFVIVQGAGGLGNLGTHYFDLSNWMFRCTPDSVAAIGTEPEAINPRGERFEDKGGAVLVSYPDQRRLLLEIGDDIGVIGGYEFRFERGRVLMPFTSDPPKAYVRKAETQALPKHFYGAALEEVPLADFVPGDVVKHTSDVFKDLSAGEHGNGATLSEATAALEVMIAARLAIERCAVVHLPLTSADRETTYTLA, encoded by the coding sequence ATGGCAAAAACCTTTGGAGTCGTAGGCCTGGGGCGCATGGGCTATCGTACCGTGCTTGCCGGACGCGCGGCGGGGCTGGATCTGGCTGCGGTTCTGGATACTGCGGAAAATCCTTGGGGAGTGACGCAAGACCCGTCACTTGCACATACGCTCGTTGATACGCTGGATACCTTTCTGGCGCGTACGCCCGACGTGGTCGCGATCTCTACGACTGCGGACAGCCATGCGCCCTTGTTCCAAGCCATCGCAAAGGCCGGGATAAAGACGGTTCTGATGGAAAAGCCGGTCGCCTGCTCTGTGTCCCAAGGTCTGGAGATGACATGTATCGCGCAGGAACAGGATATCCACGTCATGGTCAATCACAATCATCGTTGCTGGAGCGTTCTGAAATCGATCCGGGCACTTGACGGCGATACACGGTTCGGACGGCTGAAGTCATTCGTCATTGTGCAGGGCGCGGGAGGACTCGGCAATCTCGGTACGCATTACTTCGATCTGTCCAACTGGATGTTCCGCTGCACTCCAGACTCCGTGGCGGCCATAGGCACGGAGCCCGAAGCGATTAACCCGCGCGGTGAACGCTTCGAGGACAAGGGCGGTGCGGTGCTGGTCAGCTATCCGGACCAACGGCGCTTGTTGTTGGAAATCGGAGACGACATCGGCGTCATCGGTGGCTACGAGTTTCGGTTCGAGCGCGGACGCGTTTTGATGCCCTTTACGTCGGATCCTCCGAAAGCCTACGTACGCAAAGCTGAGACGCAAGCGCTACCCAAGCATTTTTACGGCGCTGCTTTGGAAGAGGTGCCCCTGGCGGACTTCGTACCTGGAGACGTTGTGAAGCATACGAGTGACGTCTTCAAAGACCTCTCGGCGGGAGAGCATGGCAACGGTGCAACCCTCTCCGAGGCGACCGCTGCCTTGGAAGTCATGATCGCCGCCCGTTTGGCCATCGAGAGATGCGCCGTCGTGCACCTGCCTCTAACCTCTGCAGATCGCGAGACGACCTACACGCTCGCGTGA
- a CDS encoding nucleotidyltransferase family protein, with protein sequence MKDFLSILAAPEDELQRILKIIDSSALGFVLVVGDGNRLLGTITDGDMRRALLRGEAMSTHAIDLMNPSPRRLQAGATRIEQQNFLVRHRINFAPIVDDAGSVTGVAVSAHLPGNTLDNVAVVVMAGGLGSRLGDLTKHKPKPLLDVDGEPILEKIIKRYRDDGLKDFIFCVNYKAEMIREHFGSGDRLGVKIDYVEEKKRLGTGGALSLIDVAEYDHFFVTNADIMCTTNFRDMLEFHLDQDSDATMAVREYEMQIPFGVVETEGFEIKSLREKPTYKHFINAGYYVLDKSALAHVPRAEFFDMPSLFDVLREKKIRTRIYPTTGDWIDIGRPEDLEHLRRKTKEK encoded by the coding sequence TTGAAAGATTTTCTATCCATTCTCGCCGCACCAGAGGATGAACTCCAACGTATCCTGAAGATTATCGACAGTTCCGCTTTGGGATTCGTTCTGGTGGTTGGTGACGGTAACCGCTTGCTGGGAACGATCACCGATGGTGACATGCGACGCGCCTTGCTTCGGGGTGAAGCGATGAGCACACATGCAATTGATCTGATGAACCCCTCGCCGCGAAGGCTTCAGGCTGGCGCGACCCGTATAGAGCAGCAGAATTTTCTGGTGCGCCACAGGATCAACTTTGCCCCGATCGTGGATGACGCAGGTTCGGTCACTGGCGTCGCGGTGTCTGCCCACTTGCCCGGCAACACCCTCGACAATGTCGCTGTGGTTGTTATGGCCGGCGGGCTCGGCTCACGTTTGGGGGACCTGACGAAGCACAAACCAAAACCGCTGCTCGACGTCGATGGGGAACCTATTCTCGAAAAGATTATCAAAAGATACCGCGACGATGGGCTGAAGGACTTTATTTTCTGTGTCAACTACAAAGCCGAAATGATCCGGGAGCATTTCGGATCAGGCGACAGGCTCGGGGTGAAAATTGACTATGTCGAGGAAAAGAAACGGCTGGGTACGGGGGGGGCGCTATCGCTGATAGACGTGGCGGAATACGACCACTTCTTTGTGACCAACGCTGATATCATGTGTACGACAAATTTTCGGGACATGCTTGAATTTCACCTCGACCAGGACTCTGACGCGACCATGGCTGTCCGGGAATACGAAATGCAAATCCCCTTCGGCGTAGTCGAAACCGAAGGATTCGAGATAAAGTCGCTCAGGGAAAAACCGACGTATAAGCATTTCATCAACGCAGGTTATTACGTGTTAGACAAAAGCGCTCTTGCACATGTGCCGCGCGCAGAATTTTTTGATATGCCGTCGCTTTTCGATGTCTTGCGAGAGAAGAAAATACGGACACGGATCTATCCGACGACCGGTGATTGGATCGATATTGGTCGGCCAGAGGACTTGGAACATCTGCGCCGCAAGACCAAAGAGAAATAG
- a CDS encoding acylneuraminate cytidylyltransferase family protein gives MTERLCVIPVRAGSKGLPDKNIREFRGKPLVAHSVQQAIAANIFAEVAVSSDSDAYLEIARQAGATRCLKRPAELASDTAGSIEVVAHALVACEEAAQRRYGSITLLQATSPLREGRHIRESVAQLEEYGFDSVLSVTPAKNSPYFNMLEFDHHSATYVLSKPLDAGVLRRQDAPEVFQLNGSIYVWSRSAFLSQGKSICDRTGIYVMPPLNSVDIDTQDDWAFAELAAKLLDERKADKQTADRGQ, from the coding sequence ATGACTGAGAGACTGTGTGTCATTCCCGTACGCGCCGGATCGAAGGGCCTGCCCGATAAAAACATCCGTGAGTTCCGTGGTAAACCGCTGGTCGCTCATAGTGTTCAACAGGCCATCGCCGCCAACATCTTTGCGGAGGTTGCGGTGTCCAGCGACAGCGATGCCTACCTTGAAATTGCACGACAGGCCGGCGCGACCCGCTGCCTCAAGCGGCCGGCGGAACTGGCGAGTGATACAGCAGGCTCAATAGAGGTGGTCGCACATGCTCTCGTGGCCTGCGAAGAGGCAGCGCAGAGGCGCTATGGCTCAATCACGCTGCTGCAAGCGACATCCCCGCTGCGCGAAGGCAGGCACATACGGGAGTCCGTCGCCCAGCTTGAGGAATACGGGTTCGACAGCGTGCTCAGTGTTACGCCTGCAAAAAATTCCCCCTATTTCAATATGCTCGAATTCGATCATCACAGCGCCACGTATGTCCTGTCCAAACCGCTCGACGCTGGTGTGCTGCGACGCCAGGATGCACCTGAGGTTTTTCAGTTGAACGGCTCGATCTACGTCTGGTCGCGGTCAGCATTTCTGTCTCAGGGAAAGTCGATCTGCGACAGAACGGGTATTTACGTGATGCCTCCGCTGAATTCGGTCGATATAGATACTCAAGACGACTGGGCATTCGCCGAGCTGGCAGCTAAGCTGCTGGACGAACGCAAGGCGGACAAACAAACGGCGGATCGAGGGCAGTAG
- a CDS encoding N-acetylneuraminate synthase family protein, whose protein sequence is MQNTKITLIAEAGVNHNGDLQKALALVDAAADGGADLIKFQTFSAKSMVTKSAALADYQAQQIGPGKSQLDMLLDLELDEAAHHKLIVKCQSRGIGFLSTPFDLVSLDLLTNRLQQRLLKIGSGDLNNGPLLYAAAQTGCDIILSTGMSDLGEIERALGLLALGYSSTPPTAPRRQDMNMAWSDASLRAALHEKVTILHCVSNYPSSAGATNLRALGTIHSAFGLPVGYSDHTLGGTAAIAAAALGACCIEKHLTLDKTLQGPDHAASSEPDELALIFAAIRDVETMLGSGVKCCMPEERGTAKAARKRLVAGQDIAKGAPFTLDNLTTKRAISGADPLAYWEQLGKVAAREYSEGDPIDD, encoded by the coding sequence GTGCAGAACACAAAGATTACCCTCATTGCCGAGGCAGGTGTGAACCACAACGGCGATCTTCAAAAAGCCCTTGCTTTGGTCGATGCTGCGGCGGACGGCGGTGCCGATCTGATCAAATTTCAAACCTTTTCGGCCAAATCGATGGTCACCAAATCAGCCGCCTTGGCTGACTATCAGGCACAACAGATCGGGCCCGGTAAATCACAACTCGACATGCTGCTCGATCTGGAGCTTGACGAAGCAGCGCATCATAAACTGATCGTAAAATGCCAATCCCGCGGCATCGGATTTCTGTCGACGCCGTTTGATCTTGTCAGCCTCGATCTTCTGACGAACAGACTTCAGCAACGCCTTTTGAAAATTGGCTCTGGTGATCTCAATAATGGACCGCTGCTTTATGCGGCAGCGCAAACCGGATGCGATATCATCTTATCCACCGGCATGTCCGATCTGGGCGAGATCGAACGCGCGCTTGGTCTGCTGGCACTGGGATACAGCTCCACGCCGCCCACCGCGCCGCGCCGTCAGGACATGAATATGGCTTGGTCCGATGCCAGCTTGCGCGCCGCGCTGCATGAAAAGGTCACGATTTTGCATTGTGTGTCGAACTATCCGTCCAGTGCAGGTGCCACCAACCTCAGGGCGCTTGGCACCATTCATTCTGCTTTCGGCCTGCCGGTTGGGTACTCTGATCACACGCTTGGCGGAACCGCAGCGATTGCGGCAGCTGCTCTCGGCGCATGCTGCATAGAAAAACACCTGACGCTGGACAAGACGCTGCAAGGGCCTGATCACGCAGCCTCGAGCGAACCTGACGAACTGGCGCTGATTTTTGCCGCGATCCGGGACGTGGAGACGATGCTTGGCTCAGGGGTCAAATGCTGCATGCCAGAGGAACGCGGCACCGCAAAGGCCGCACGCAAGCGACTGGTTGCGGGCCAAGACATCGCCAAGGGCGCGCCTTTTACGCTGGACAACCTCACGACCAAGCGCGCCATATCGGGGGCCGATCCCTTGGCCTATTGGGAGCAGCTGGGCAAAGTAGCGGCACGCGAATATTCCGAAGGCGACCCGATAGATGACTGA